Genomic DNA from Lutibacter sp. A80:
GTTTCACAGTTACCGTGATCTGCAATAACAATAGTTGTATAGTTGTTTTCGGTTGCTGAAGTAATAACTTCTTTTACACACGCATCTACAGCTTCACAAGCTTTTATTGCAGCATCCATATCTCCTGTGTGCCCAACCATATCTCCGTTTGCAAAATTTAAACACACAAAATCTACTTCTCCTTCTTTAAGTTCAGGAATAATTGCGTCTTTAATTTCATAAGCACTCATTTCTGGTTTTAAATCGTAGGTTGCAACTTTTGGTGAAGGACATAATAAACGCTTTTCACCTTTAAATTCTTGTTCTCTTCCTCCTGAAAAGAAAAAAGTTACGTGAGGATATTTTTCTGTTTCTGCAATTCTAATTTGTTTTTTCTCTGCTTTTTCTAATACTTCACCTAAAGTATCAACTAAATTTTCAGTATTATAAATTACGTTAATTCCTTTATAAGTTTCATCGTAATTAGTAATTGTTACATAATGAAGCGGTAGAGTTTTCATATCAAATTCTGGATAATCTTGTTGAGTTAATACTTCGGTTAACTCACGTCCTCTATCTGTTCTATAATTAAAGAAAATTACAACATCATCTTCTTTTATTTGTGTTTTTGGTGTTCCATCGGCATTGGTCATTATTATTGGCTTAATAAACTCATCTGTTACACCTTCTGCATAGCTATTTTCAATACTTTCAATAGCATTTGTAGATTTTGTACCTACTCCATTTACCATTGCATCGTAAGAAATTTTTACGCGCTCCCAACGTTTATCTCTATCCATTGCAAAATATCTACCAGTAATAGTTGCCACTTCACCAGTAGTTTTAGCCATATGCTCTTGAATATCATTTATAAAGAATTTTCCTGATTTTGGATCACAATCTCTACCATCAGAAAAAGCGTGTAAATACACATTTTCAGCATTATTTTCAGCAGCTACATCTAATAAAC
This window encodes:
- the gpmI gene encoding 2,3-bisphosphoglycerate-independent phosphoglycerate mutase — protein: MNKKVILMILDGWGITQDPKVSAIFNAKTSYIDNLYNIYPNASLRTDGEHVGLPEGQMGNSEVGHMNLGAGRIVYQNLVRINMAVKDKTLGKEQVLLDALKYAKENNKNIHLLGLVSNGGIHSHIDHLKGLLDVAAENNAENVYLHAFSDGRDCDPKSGKFFINDIQEHMAKTTGEVATITGRYFAMDRDKRWERVKISYDAMVNGVGTKSTNAIESIENSYAEGVTDEFIKPIIMTNADGTPKTQIKEDDVVIFFNYRTDRGRELTEVLTQQDYPEFDMKTLPLHYVTITNYDETYKGINVIYNTENLVDTLGEVLEKAEKKQIRIAETEKYPHVTFFFSGGREQEFKGEKRLLCPSPKVATYDLKPEMSAYEIKDAIIPELKEGEVDFVCLNFANGDMVGHTGDMDAAIKACEAVDACVKEVITSATENNYTTIVIADHGNCETMKNPDGSPHTAHTTNPVPFIIVDKDIKNIEDGVLGDIAPTILKLMGIEQPKAMTRHPLV